From the Roseibium salinum genome, one window contains:
- a CDS encoding gamma-glutamyl-gamma-aminobutyrate hydrolase family protein, with amino-acid sequence MTKPLVLVTADVKAVDGYNWHAAASTYLQAVLKGSDAIPMILPSLGADLDLEAALDQVDGVLATGSRSNVNPELYGGESTEENGPYDPGRDSTTLPLLRRAVERGIPVFAVCRGMQELNVALGGTLLTEVQTLEGRKDHRAPTTERQEERFRIAHPVEVTPGGCLAAVLGEEPFEVNSLHRQAVGDLGNGLIIEAQAEDGTIEAASLKDSPGYVLATQWHPEYWVMTDGPSKRLFEAFGEAVRAYREKRLGL; translated from the coding sequence ATGACCAAACCGCTCGTCCTGGTAACCGCCGATGTGAAAGCCGTTGATGGCTACAACTGGCACGCCGCGGCTTCGACCTATCTGCAGGCCGTGCTGAAGGGATCCGACGCGATCCCGATGATCCTTCCCTCCCTCGGGGCCGATCTCGACCTGGAAGCGGCGCTCGACCAGGTCGACGGCGTTCTGGCCACCGGCTCCCGCTCGAATGTCAATCCCGAGCTTTACGGCGGGGAATCCACCGAGGAAAACGGACCTTACGATCCGGGCCGGGATTCCACGACGCTGCCGCTGCTGAGACGGGCCGTGGAACGCGGCATTCCCGTCTTTGCGGTCTGCCGCGGCATGCAGGAACTGAACGTTGCCCTCGGCGGCACGCTTTTGACGGAAGTCCAGACGCTCGAGGGCCGCAAGGATCACCGTGCGCCGACGACGGAGCGCCAGGAGGAACGCTTCCGCATCGCCCACCCGGTGGAAGTAACCCCCGGTGGATGCCTGGCCGCCGTGCTCGGCGAGGAGCCGTTCGAAGTCAATTCGCTGCACCGCCAGGCCGTCGGCGACCTGGGCAACGGGCTGATCATCGAAGCACAGGCGGAGGACGGCACCATCGAGGCGGCCTCCCTCAAGGACAGCCCCGGCTACGTGCTCGCCACGCAGTGGCATCCCGAATACTGGGTGATGACCGACGGCCCTTCCAAGAGGCTTTTCGAAGCCTTCGGCGAAGCGGTCCGCGCCTACCGGGAAAAGCGGCTGGGTCTTTGA
- a CDS encoding TRAP transporter substrate-binding protein, producing MDRRSFIKKAGLGAGGIAAGSALAAPAIAQGTKDMVLVSTWPRDFPGLGIPAQRLAARIGELTEGRLNVQYFAAGERVGAFDSFDEVASGNAQGYIGADYYWKGKHPGWAAFTAVPFGLTYTEMDAWIKYGGGQELWDELAGEFGLKNLAMGNTGVQMGGWFNKEIETADDLKGLKMRIPGQGGDVMAKLGASPVSLPGGQIYENLVSGAIDATEWVGPFNDYFMKFYEAAKYYYYPGMHEPGAMLALGMNKAFWDGLDKIDQQIIIAACAEENSNTMAETNANNGKYLTRLINEHGVELREFSDEIYDAFGEAAQEVLEEAMDHSDLSKRIFESVVNARQEIGSYMAIADIAYSNKRNRYLGIPK from the coding sequence ATGGATCGTCGTTCGTTTATCAAAAAGGCTGGCCTTGGCGCCGGCGGAATCGCAGCTGGTTCCGCGCTTGCCGCGCCGGCAATCGCACAGGGCACCAAGGACATGGTTCTCGTGTCCACGTGGCCGCGTGACTTTCCGGGTCTCGGCATTCCCGCGCAGCGTCTGGCAGCTCGTATCGGCGAGCTGACCGAAGGCCGCCTCAATGTTCAGTATTTCGCCGCCGGCGAGCGCGTCGGCGCATTCGACTCTTTCGACGAAGTCGCATCCGGCAACGCCCAAGGCTATATCGGCGCCGACTACTACTGGAAGGGCAAGCATCCGGGCTGGGCAGCCTTCACCGCTGTACCGTTCGGCCTGACCTATACCGAAATGGACGCCTGGATCAAGTATGGCGGCGGTCAGGAACTGTGGGACGAGCTGGCCGGAGAGTTCGGCCTGAAGAACCTTGCCATGGGCAACACGGGCGTCCAGATGGGCGGCTGGTTCAACAAGGAAATCGAAACCGCTGACGACCTTAAGGGTCTGAAGATGCGTATTCCGGGCCAGGGCGGCGACGTCATGGCGAAACTGGGCGCTTCGCCGGTATCCCTGCCGGGTGGCCAGATCTACGAAAACCTTGTTTCCGGCGCAATCGATGCAACCGAGTGGGTGGGTCCGTTCAACGACTACTTCATGAAGTTCTACGAAGCCGCCAAGTACTACTACTATCCGGGCATGCACGAGCCGGGCGCAATGCTTGCTCTGGGCATGAACAAGGCGTTCTGGGACGGTCTCGACAAGATCGACCAGCAGATCATCATCGCCGCCTGCGCGGAAGAGAACTCCAACACGATGGCGGAAACCAACGCCAACAACGGGAAGTATCTCACCCGGCTGATCAACGAGCACGGCGTCGAGCTGCGCGAGTTCTCCGACGAGATCTATGACGCCTTCGGTGAAGCCGCCCAGGAAGTCCTCGAGGAAGCGATGGATCACTCCGACCTTTCCAAGAGGATCTTCGAAAGCGTTGTGAATGCGCGTCAGGAAATCGGCAGCTACATGGCGATTGCCGATATTGCCTACAGCAACAAGCGCAACCGCTACCTCGGCATTCCGAAGTAA
- a CDS encoding response regulator transcription factor, producing MQTRSAPAAKRTVFIVDDEPAIGNLLLDAMVQFDMEGRVFSTASQMLAALKNETPDACIVDLGLPDMEGMALINEIRRRSFVPIIVLSARGHSSDRVMGLELGADDYVVKPFDPREVVARIRSILRRSSDLIQSSAGEERARFEGWIYQPSSHCLTSPEGEETFLSTGEATLLEALLRAPKRVLTRDYLLEHGGRDESLDRSIDVRISRIRKKLNRKNEPAHIRTIYGSGYMLTCDVKWG from the coding sequence TTGCAGACACGCTCCGCACCGGCAGCAAAACGAACGGTCTTCATCGTCGACGATGAACCGGCCATCGGAAATCTGCTGCTGGACGCCATGGTCCAGTTCGACATGGAAGGCCGGGTCTTTTCGACCGCGTCGCAGATGCTGGCCGCGCTCAAGAACGAGACGCCGGATGCCTGTATCGTCGATCTGGGACTGCCGGACATGGAAGGCATGGCGCTCATCAACGAAATCCGCCGCCGGTCTTTCGTGCCGATCATCGTTCTCTCCGCCCGCGGCCATTCCAGCGACCGTGTGATGGGCCTGGAGCTCGGCGCCGATGATTACGTGGTCAAGCCGTTCGACCCGCGCGAAGTCGTTGCGCGCATCCGCTCGATCCTGCGCCGCTCCTCCGACCTCATCCAGTCCTCCGCCGGCGAGGAACGGGCGCGCTTCGAAGGCTGGATCTATCAGCCTTCCTCGCACTGCCTGACGTCGCCCGAGGGCGAGGAAACCTTCCTCTCCACCGGCGAGGCGACCCTTCTGGAAGCCCTGCTGCGCGCGCCCAAGCGGGTCCTGACGCGCGACTATCTGCTGGAACACGGCGGCCGGGACGAAAGCCTGGACCGGTCCATCGACGTGCGTATCTCCCGCATCCGCAAGAAACTCAACCGCAAGAACGAACCGGCGCATATCCGCACGATCTACGGTTCGGGCTACATGCTGACCTGCGACGTGAAGTGGGGGTGA
- a CDS encoding cache domain-containing protein, whose product MTFKTKLLLITILPLIAVSLLIGGATYYQSLELINAQTHSVEQRILSSKRQEIRNYVSLALTSIEQIYNEEPGGREAAQDRVRDILQHLTFDYDGYYFVYTLDGTNIVHPKLPHLVGGNWWDLQDDNGDHVIRNLITAARNGGGFHQYVWNKPSTGTVEEKLGYAILLDKWGWMLGTGLYTDDIAREVAAIRADFARSIRQTLLVTFMITLAAIIIAGSLIAGVRFSEQRFADSKLKELTNRIFQVQEQERKRVSTELHDSISQLLVSVRYGVEMIHSEANRDPDLQVQAAKCLKTLDGTIAEVRRISRDLRPSVLDDMGLASALVSLGKEFQNQSGITVNVSAEQCRSRLSEGAKTALYRVVQECMTNVARHAQASEVSISLKVGLQTLVLTVEDDGVGLPRPLPKSGGLGFRNMRERIETYGGKLTLSRKSSGGTRIKVQMPLDNAVANAA is encoded by the coding sequence GTGACGTTCAAGACAAAATTGCTGCTGATCACGATTCTGCCGCTGATTGCAGTATCCCTCCTGATCGGCGGTGCGACCTACTACCAGTCTCTGGAACTCATCAATGCCCAGACCCATTCGGTCGAACAGCGGATCCTGTCCTCCAAACGGCAGGAGATCCGCAACTATGTCAGCCTGGCGCTGACGTCCATCGAGCAGATCTACAACGAGGAGCCCGGCGGCCGGGAAGCGGCCCAGGACCGGGTCAGGGATATCCTGCAGCACCTCACCTTCGACTATGACGGCTACTACTTCGTCTACACGCTCGACGGAACCAACATCGTCCATCCCAAACTGCCGCATCTGGTCGGCGGCAACTGGTGGGACCTGCAGGACGACAACGGCGACCATGTCATCCGCAACCTGATCACGGCGGCCAGGAACGGCGGCGGATTTCATCAGTATGTCTGGAACAAACCGTCAACAGGCACCGTCGAGGAAAAACTCGGTTATGCAATCCTTCTGGACAAATGGGGCTGGATGCTGGGCACGGGGCTTTACACCGACGACATCGCCCGGGAAGTCGCCGCGATCCGGGCCGATTTCGCCCGAAGCATCCGCCAGACGCTGCTGGTCACCTTCATGATAACGCTTGCGGCGATCATCATTGCCGGCTCGCTGATCGCCGGCGTCCGCTTTTCCGAGCAGCGCTTTGCCGACAGCAAGCTGAAGGAGCTGACCAACCGGATCTTCCAGGTGCAGGAACAGGAACGCAAACGGGTATCGACCGAGCTCCACGACAGTATTTCCCAACTCCTGGTCTCCGTGCGCTACGGCGTGGAAATGATCCACAGCGAAGCCAATCGCGACCCGGACCTGCAGGTCCAGGCCGCGAAATGCCTGAAGACGCTGGACGGCACCATTGCCGAAGTCCGCCGGATATCCCGCGATCTGAGGCCGAGCGTCCTCGACGACATGGGCCTGGCTTCCGCCCTCGTCAGCCTCGGCAAGGAGTTCCAGAACCAGTCCGGCATCACCGTCAATGTGAGCGCCGAACAGTGCCGCAGCCGCCTGTCGGAAGGGGCCAAGACCGCGCTCTACAGAGTGGTCCAGGAATGCATGACGAACGTCGCCCGCCACGCCCAGGCCAGCGAAGTGAGCATCAGCTTGAAGGTCGGCCTTCAGACGCTTGTGCTTACGGTCGAGGACGATGGTGTGGGGCTCCCGCGCCCGCTGCCGAAGTCGGGAGGCCTCGGCTTCCGCAACATGCGCGAGCGCATCGAAACCTATGGCGGCAAGCTTACCTTGAGCCGCAAGAGTTCCGGAGGAACGCGGATCAAGGTGCAAATGCCGCTCGACAATGCGGTTGCAAACGCGGCATGA
- a CDS encoding response regulator, translated as MTVHSPSPAAKTPARPIRVLLADDHELVRDGIRARLLKVPELEVVGEATNGRDALNLARELRPDVLLMDVSMPVMNGLEAARQVRDTHPGIAVLILSVYDNPEYVRGVVQAGARGYILKDISAAEMITAITSVATGGYYFSSAVGPTLVGANTSAPVADPYGLTDRERQVLTAIAKGQPNKEVAKELGISVRTVESHRLNLREKVGNKNAAQLYKVAQELGLLD; from the coding sequence ATGACAGTGCATTCACCTTCCCCTGCAGCCAAGACGCCTGCCAGACCCATCCGGGTGCTGCTCGCCGACGACCATGAACTGGTCCGCGACGGCATCCGCGCCAGGCTCCTGAAAGTGCCGGAACTGGAAGTCGTCGGTGAGGCGACCAACGGCCGGGATGCCTTGAACCTCGCCAGGGAGCTGCGCCCGGACGTCCTGCTGATGGACGTGTCCATGCCGGTGATGAACGGACTGGAAGCCGCAAGGCAGGTTCGCGACACGCATCCCGGCATCGCGGTGCTGATCCTGTCGGTCTATGACAACCCGGAATACGTGCGCGGCGTGGTGCAGGCCGGCGCCCGCGGCTACATCCTCAAGGACATCTCGGCCGCGGAAATGATCACCGCCATCACCAGCGTCGCGACGGGCGGCTATTATTTCTCCTCCGCGGTCGGACCGACGCTCGTCGGCGCCAATACCTCCGCCCCGGTGGCGGACCCTTACGGACTGACCGACCGGGAACGGCAGGTCCTGACCGCGATCGCAAAGGGGCAGCCCAACAAGGAAGTCGCCAAGGAACTCGGCATCAGCGTACGCACCGTCGAATCCCACCGGCTGAACCTGAGGGAAAAGGTCGGCAACAAGAATGCCGCGCAGCTTTACAAGGTTGCCCAGGAACTGGGATTGCTGGATTAG
- a CDS encoding TRAP transporter small permease subunit — MTALDTVQDGSPVMKPGANPGSARIFRLFGWIVLAIMTAFLLNNYLTYWQDLPGIGPVFGARGNGSLPILWSWLQLGLYALLILAAIAYVLKNSSTLREDSVRISNINVYLIRAAFFAVLIVGLVDSAISFLRIEGFLPALTGEQLANDLGRAQFRGPYVHMPLIVLSLVIAAFTRTLGFTWLALLVVGAELLIVIGRFVFSYEQAFLADLVRFWYAALFLFASAYTLLEEGHVRVDVFYAGMQAKTKGYVNAVGSVILGMSLCAVVLFIGFGGKQSIINSPILAYETTQAGFGLYVKYLMAGFLGVFAVSMLIQFVSYFLDAVADIRGEPGGRDHDSHTVQ, encoded by the coding sequence ATGACGGCCTTGGACACGGTTCAAGACGGCTCGCCTGTTATGAAGCCCGGTGCGAACCCGGGAAGCGCCCGCATCTTCCGCCTGTTCGGTTGGATCGTCCTGGCCATCATGACGGCGTTTTTGCTCAACAATTACCTGACCTACTGGCAAGATCTTCCCGGCATCGGCCCCGTTTTCGGTGCAAGGGGCAACGGGTCGCTGCCGATCCTGTGGTCATGGCTGCAACTGGGGCTCTATGCCCTGCTGATCCTCGCGGCCATCGCCTATGTATTGAAAAACAGCAGCACGTTGCGCGAAGACAGCGTCCGCATCAGCAACATCAACGTCTATCTGATCCGCGCCGCGTTCTTTGCCGTTCTGATCGTCGGTCTCGTCGACAGCGCGATCTCCTTCCTGCGCATCGAAGGCTTCCTGCCCGCATTGACGGGGGAGCAACTGGCCAACGATCTCGGCCGGGCTCAGTTCCGCGGTCCCTATGTGCACATGCCGCTGATCGTCCTGTCCCTGGTCATCGCCGCCTTCACACGCACACTCGGCTTCACCTGGCTGGCGCTTCTGGTGGTCGGTGCCGAGCTTCTGATCGTGATCGGGCGCTTCGTGTTCTCCTATGAGCAGGCGTTCCTGGCCGACCTTGTCCGCTTCTGGTATGCGGCGCTGTTCCTGTTCGCTAGCGCCTATACGCTCCTGGAGGAAGGCCACGTCCGGGTGGACGTCTTCTATGCTGGCATGCAGGCGAAGACCAAGGGCTACGTGAATGCCGTCGGCTCGGTCATCCTCGGCATGAGCCTTTGCGCCGTCGTCCTGTTCATCGGTTTCGGCGGCAAGCAGAGCATCATCAACAGTCCGATCCTGGCCTACGAGACCACGCAGGCCGGTTTCGGGCTTTACGTGAAATACCTCATGGCAGGTTTCCTCGGGGTCTTCGCTGTTTCGATGCTGATTCAGTTCGTGTCGTATTTCCTGGACGCGGTTGCCGACATTCGCGGCGAACCGGGCGGCCGGGACCATGACAGCCATACCGTTCAATAG
- a CDS encoding TRAP transporter large permease subunit produces the protein MELFFLLLLVVLMAFALGSGFPVAFALPGSAILTIAIAAGTGYLFAGETGAYFSHGGPGQWLSAGVTNFRGIYWEAERDTLIAIPLFVFMGIMLQRSKIAEDLLVTMARLFGPVPGGLGISVVFVGALLAATTGIVGATVVAMGLISLPAMLRNKYSVPLATGTIAASGTLGQIIPPSIVLIILADQLASAVDQAGSLRQTLYKSSTGEISMPSDYSVVSTSAGEMFLGAFLPGLVLVGLYMLFILGFALLKPSSAPAVHEEGTFTRGFALKVLITLVPPLALIFLVLGSIIAGVATVNQAGAIGAVGAMIMAGYRLGEGKRGAYSPAILSILALLGLAVVVSFYGSVNIKLIQTSDDVVALVLALIAVSLLLIAIFWSGWRTLAMGNTLRGVMVETAKTTSLVFIILLGAAMLTAAFRAFGGEELVKNFLLGLPGGFWAQFLIVMLVIFVLGFFLDFIEIAVVVVPIVAPILLADPGANVTAVWLGVMIGLNIQTSFLTPPFGFALFYLRGVAPAVVKTIDMYKGVIAFICLQLVALGIVGLYPQLVNYLPNRSSLLSETAPPPQNPRLQFCMEKRSYEQFQKNGDSILAAIQSAESIDMSYLPEDIREDVAEGFEKAREALPAMEAIREAERAVAEAAVDYRPIHSNVRRLERDAGRLQERIERLQLIVTRSGETGVYSAEQGERAQERIEVLTAEREALLAQIPAEWEEVHDVFAKVQKAEDAARLSYRRTVDDAYEPVVELKQILQDADLVASFKPELESLRERLPELKPKEAVDAIADMRSRVGDAEGTGDIRDGLTEARSIMRSNEPDVAAAQAEIDKSIAALEADLAWRRKGAEEILPKLNAYDAAIAGTIGLRLQPRLPRDIALDVASCLSHHRDISLGF, from the coding sequence ATGGAACTCTTTTTCCTTCTTCTCCTGGTTGTCCTGATGGCGTTCGCGCTCGGGTCCGGCTTCCCCGTCGCCTTTGCCCTGCCAGGCTCCGCCATTCTCACCATCGCCATCGCGGCCGGTACGGGCTACCTGTTCGCCGGGGAGACGGGCGCCTATTTCTCGCATGGCGGGCCGGGCCAGTGGCTCAGCGCCGGCGTGACCAACTTCCGGGGCATCTATTGGGAGGCCGAGCGGGATACGCTGATTGCCATCCCGCTGTTCGTGTTCATGGGCATCATGCTGCAGCGGTCGAAGATCGCCGAGGACCTGCTGGTGACCATGGCGCGCCTGTTCGGGCCGGTTCCGGGCGGCCTGGGCATCTCGGTGGTGTTCGTGGGCGCGCTTCTGGCGGCAACCACCGGCATCGTCGGTGCCACGGTGGTGGCGATGGGCCTGATTTCCCTGCCGGCGATGCTGCGCAACAAGTATTCCGTGCCGCTGGCAACCGGCACGATCGCCGCGTCCGGCACGCTGGGGCAGATCATTCCGCCGTCCATCGTGCTGATCATCCTGGCCGACCAGCTGGCCAGCGCCGTCGATCAGGCGGGCTCGCTGCGCCAGACGCTCTACAAGTCGAGCACCGGCGAAATCTCCATGCCGTCGGACTATTCGGTCGTCTCGACAAGTGCCGGCGAAATGTTCCTCGGCGCATTCCTGCCGGGCCTGGTTCTGGTCGGCCTCTACATGCTGTTCATCCTCGGCTTCGCGCTGCTGAAGCCGTCGTCGGCTCCCGCCGTCCACGAGGAGGGCACGTTCACCCGCGGCTTCGCCCTGAAGGTGCTGATCACCCTGGTTCCGCCGCTGGCCCTGATCTTCCTCGTCCTGGGGTCGATCATCGCCGGTGTCGCGACCGTGAACCAGGCCGGTGCCATCGGCGCCGTCGGAGCGATGATCATGGCGGGCTACCGGCTAGGCGAGGGCAAGCGGGGAGCCTACTCCCCAGCAATCCTTTCGATACTGGCCCTGCTCGGTCTGGCGGTGGTGGTCAGCTTCTACGGCTCGGTCAACATCAAGCTGATCCAGACCAGCGACGATGTGGTGGCGCTGGTTCTGGCGCTGATTGCCGTCTCGCTTCTGCTGATCGCGATCTTCTGGTCCGGCTGGCGCACGCTGGCCATGGGCAACACCCTGCGCGGGGTTATGGTGGAAACCGCCAAGACCACGTCCCTGGTGTTCATCATCTTGTTAGGCGCCGCTATGCTGACGGCGGCCTTCCGGGCGTTTGGCGGCGAGGAGCTGGTCAAGAACTTCCTGCTGGGCCTGCCGGGCGGGTTCTGGGCGCAGTTCCTGATCGTCATGCTGGTGATCTTCGTCCTCGGTTTCTTCCTCGACTTCATCGAGATCGCCGTCGTGGTGGTGCCGATCGTGGCGCCGATCCTGCTGGCGGATCCGGGGGCGAACGTCACCGCGGTCTGGCTGGGCGTGATGATCGGCCTGAACATCCAGACCTCGTTCCTGACGCCGCCGTTCGGCTTTGCGCTGTTCTATCTGCGCGGCGTGGCGCCCGCGGTGGTCAAGACCATCGACATGTACAAGGGTGTGATCGCCTTCATCTGCCTGCAGCTGGTGGCGCTCGGCATCGTCGGGCTTTACCCGCAGCTGGTGAACTACCTGCCCAACCGGTCGTCTCTGCTGTCGGAAACGGCTCCGCCGCCGCAGAACCCGCGTCTGCAGTTCTGCATGGAAAAACGCAGCTACGAGCAGTTCCAGAAGAACGGCGACAGCATTCTGGCGGCAATCCAGTCGGCCGAGAGCATCGACATGAGCTACCTGCCGGAAGATATCCGCGAAGACGTGGCCGAGGGCTTCGAAAAAGCCCGGGAAGCCCTGCCTGCGATGGAAGCCATCCGGGAGGCGGAGAGGGCCGTGGCCGAGGCGGCCGTGGACTACCGGCCGATTCATAGCAACGTGCGCAGGCTTGAACGCGACGCGGGCAGGCTCCAGGAGCGGATCGAACGGCTTCAGCTGATCGTCACCCGGTCGGGCGAAACCGGGGTCTACAGCGCGGAACAGGGCGAACGTGCCCAGGAGCGGATCGAGGTGCTGACAGCCGAGCGCGAAGCGCTTCTGGCACAGATACCTGCCGAGTGGGAAGAGGTGCACGACGTTTTCGCAAAGGTCCAGAAAGCCGAAGACGCCGCCCGCCTGTCCTATCGCCGGACGGTCGACGACGCCTATGAGCCGGTGGTCGAGCTGAAGCAGATCCTGCAGGATGCGGACCTGGTGGCAAGCTTCAAGCCCGAGCTGGAATCGCTCAGGGAACGGCTGCCCGAGCTCAAACCGAAAGAGGCGGTTGATGCCATTGCGGATATGCGCTCCCGGGTCGGCGATGCGGAAGGCACGGGCGACATTCGTGACGGACTGACGGAAGCCCGCAGCATCATGCGCAGCAATGAACCGGATGTCGCAGCGGCCCAGGCGGAAATCGACAAGTCGATCGCCGCCCTGGAAGCCGATCTCGCCTGGCGCCGGAAAGGCGCGGAGGAGATCCTGCCCAAGCTCAATGCCTACGATGCGGCGATCGCGGGCACGATCGGGCTGCGGCTGCAGCCGCGCCTGCCGAGGGACATCGCCCTCGACGTGGCAAGCTGCCTTTCCCATCACCGGGATATCTCCCTGGGCTTCTGA
- a CDS encoding PAS-domain containing protein, protein MEEQLKAQLDLMQAALDHINQGFSVFDANLTLVAWNRGLWEMLDFPQELARRGTHLEAFLRVNAERGEYGPGDIEGKIQRRLERAKLFEPHYFERIRPNGQVIAVSGTPLPQGGFVTTYSDVTEDRRRQEKLERTVEERTRALQQSEDWLRLVTDNIPALIAYLAPGPVFRFANRRYADWFGHSVASVAGRPAPEVVGEELFKELEPHIAHAFEGNAVSYEYRRKRSDGSTAYMRSTLIPDMTADGRTLGIFVLSLDATDQKHAEAALVQSQRMDAVGKLTGGLAHDFNNLLAILMGNLLSLSRLEQPLDRNALDRKLSPMLEATKRGSDLIQRLLAFSRGKAIDPQTVPLAKVIASAGRLLEGSLPPVITLETVIEDDAIAARIDPTQMETALINLAFNARDAMPEGGTLRILLSETLLDRREADEIGLPPGRYACIAVEDTGTGMDPETRLRVFEPFFTTKTFGTGSGLGLSMVYGFIHQSGGTIKLKSELGKGTGLVLYLPLVVLQASAAGDDARLERPALKRGQGELLLLVEDDPDVASTVTDQLQTLGYSVLCAENAEDARNLAFDLPELRGVLSDIIMPGQTNGLALAREIRRKRNDLGIALMTGYADWSALAGQDAQCEFPVLAKPFADDQLADTLQQILSSKT, encoded by the coding sequence ATGGAGGAACAACTGAAGGCGCAGCTTGATCTGATGCAGGCGGCGCTCGATCACATCAATCAGGGGTTTTCGGTCTTTGACGCGAACCTGACGCTGGTGGCCTGGAATCGCGGGCTTTGGGAGATGCTCGACTTTCCGCAGGAACTGGCGCGGCGGGGCACGCATCTGGAGGCGTTCCTGCGCGTCAATGCCGAGCGCGGCGAATACGGCCCCGGGGATATCGAAGGCAAGATCCAGCGGCGCCTGGAACGGGCGAAGCTGTTCGAGCCGCACTATTTCGAGCGCATCCGCCCCAATGGACAGGTGATCGCCGTCAGCGGCACACCGCTGCCCCAGGGCGGCTTCGTCACCACCTATTCCGACGTGACGGAGGACCGGCGGCGCCAGGAGAAGCTGGAGCGCACCGTGGAGGAGCGCACCCGCGCCCTGCAGCAGAGCGAGGACTGGCTGCGGCTGGTGACCGACAATATCCCGGCCCTGATCGCTTATCTCGCCCCGGGCCCCGTCTTCCGGTTCGCCAACCGGCGCTACGCCGACTGGTTCGGCCATTCGGTGGCATCGGTCGCCGGCCGGCCGGCGCCGGAAGTGGTCGGCGAGGAGCTGTTCAAGGAGCTTGAGCCGCATATTGCCCATGCCTTCGAGGGCAATGCGGTGAGCTATGAATACCGGCGCAAACGCTCGGACGGCAGCACCGCCTATATGCGCTCCACCCTGATCCCGGACATGACCGCGGACGGGCGCACGCTCGGCATTTTCGTTCTTTCCCTCGACGCCACGGACCAGAAGCACGCAGAAGCCGCCCTGGTCCAGTCGCAGCGCATGGATGCGGTCGGCAAGCTGACCGGCGGCCTCGCCCACGATTTCAACAACCTGCTCGCCATCCTGATGGGCAATCTCCTGAGCCTCAGCCGCCTGGAACAGCCGCTGGACCGGAACGCGCTCGACAGGAAACTCTCGCCCATGCTGGAGGCGACCAAGCGCGGCTCCGACCTGATCCAGCGTCTTCTCGCCTTCAGCCGCGGCAAGGCCATCGACCCCCAGACCGTGCCCCTTGCCAAGGTGATCGCCAGTGCCGGGCGTTTGCTGGAGGGCTCCCTGCCGCCAGTCATCACGCTGGAAACGGTGATCGAGGATGACGCCATCGCCGCGCGCATCGACCCCACCCAGATGGAAACCGCCCTGATCAACCTCGCCTTCAACGCCCGCGACGCCATGCCGGAGGGCGGCACGCTGCGCATCCTCCTGTCCGAGACGCTGCTGGACAGGCGGGAGGCGGACGAAATCGGCCTGCCGCCGGGCCGCTATGCCTGCATCGCGGTGGAGGACACGGGCACCGGCATGGATCCGGAGACCCGGCTCAGGGTGTTCGAGCCGTTTTTCACCACCAAGACCTTCGGCACGGGCAGCGGCCTCGGCCTTTCCATGGTCTACGGATTCATCCACCAGTCCGGCGGCACGATTAAGCTGAAGAGTGAACTGGGCAAGGGCACGGGCCTCGTGCTTTATCTTCCCCTCGTCGTGTTGCAGGCCAGTGCTGCCGGCGACGACGCCCGGCTCGAGCGCCCGGCGCTCAAACGCGGACAGGGGGAGCTGTTGTTGCTCGTGGAGGACGACCCGGACGTCGCCAGCACGGTGACCGACCAGTTGCAGACGCTCGGCTATTCCGTTCTGTGCGCCGAGAACGCGGAGGATGCGCGCAACCTGGCTTTCGACCTGCCGGAGCTGCGCGGGGTCCTCAGCGACATCATCATGCCCGGCCAGACCAACGGCCTGGCGCTCGCCCGTGAAATCCGCCGGAAACGGAACGATCTCGGCATCGCGCTCATGACCGGCTACGCCGACTGGTCGGCACTCGCCGGGCAGGATGCCCAGTGCGAATTCCCGGTGCTGGCAAAGCCTTTCGCCGACGATCAGCTTGCAGACACCCTGCAGCAGATCCTTTCATCGAAGACATAG